From the Streptomyces sp. Sge12 genome, the window GTTGGCGAAGACCAGCCGGACCCGCTCGCCCGCCTTCACCGGGTGCCGCTGGTCCGGGGTGTACGGCTTGCCGTCGAAGGACCAGTTGTACCTCTGCATGGAGCCGCTCAACTTGATCTGCACCGTACGGTCCGGATCGCGCGGGGCGAGCGCGGCCGACCCGGCCGCCCTGAGCGCGTCCGCCATCAGCGGTGGCGCGTCCAGCTCCGACGGCCGGGTGGCGGCCGTGGGCGCCGTCCCCGACCCGGTGCGCAGCACCGCGAGCGCCGATCCCTCCTTGCCCTCGGCCAGCGCGGTGAGCGGGAACACCCCGTCCCGGGCGGTCACCAGGACGTCGTACCGCTCGCCCATGCCCAGCAGCAGCGAGGCGGTCGTGGCCTGCTCCACCGGGTAGCCGTCGGTGTGGGTGACCGTCAGTTCGTGGCCGCCGAGGGCGATGCGGAACGCGGTGTCCCCGCCGGCGTTGATGAGGCGCAGCCGGATCCGGTCCCCGGGGCGGGCGGTGAGGACCGACGGGTCGTCCGGCACCCGTCCGTTGATCAGGTAGTGCGCGTAGGCCACGTCGCCCGCGTCCCCGCCGAGGTAGTCGCTGTGGCCGCCCATGGCGACGTACGAGCGCTTCTTGCCGGTGCTGGGGGCCGGGGCGGAGGCGGCGGCGGAGGGGGCGGCGGAGGGGGTCTGCCCGTGGCCCGCGTGGGCTCCGGCGCTGCCGTCCATGCCCTTGCGGAGTTCGGCGAGCACGGCGTCCGGGGTGGCGCCGTCCACTCCGTCGATCCAGTCGTCCAGGACCACCACCCACTCCTTGTCGTAGGAGAGGGGCTCCTTCGGGTCCTCGACGATCAGCGGGGCGTACAGGCCGCGGTCCTGCTGGACCCCGGTGTGCGGGTGGAACCAGTACGTCCCCGGGTGCGGGACGGCGAACCGGTACGGGAACGACCCGCCGGGAGCGATGTCCCGCTGGGTCAGCCCCGGGACCCCGTCCATGTCGTTGCGCAGCGCGAGGCCGTGCCAGTGCAGGGAGGTGGCCTCGGGGAGGTTGTTGGCCAGGGTGAGGGCGAGCGTGCCGCCCGCGGTGGCCCGGACCTCCTGGCCCGGGAGCCGGTCCCCGTACGCCCAGGAGCGGACGGTGATCCCGGCGCCGAGGTCGAGCGGGGTGGCGGTGGCGGTCACCTTGACCTCGGTGACGGGGCCGGTGGCCTTGCGGGCGGCCTCGGCGGCCCGCACCTCGGGCCCGGCCGGGTCCACGTACCCCTCGGGCACGTCGGCGGCGGAACCGCCGTGGTTCAT encodes:
- a CDS encoding multicopper oxidase family protein, producing MRSLPTRRAVLAASAAAALGSGLLAACSGPSGGSGHSGGTGSGTGHGSMNHGGSAADVPEGYVDPAGPEVRAAEAARKATGPVTEVKVTATATPLDLGAGITVRSWAYGDRLPGQEVRATAGGTLALTLANNLPEATSLHWHGLALRNDMDGVPGLTQRDIAPGGSFPYRFAVPHPGTYWFHPHTGVQQDRGLYAPLIVEDPKEPLSYDKEWVVVLDDWIDGVDGATPDAVLAELRKGMDGSAGAHAGHGQTPSAAPSAAASAPAPSTGKKRSYVAMGGHSDYLGGDAGDVAYAHYLINGRVPDDPSVLTARPGDRIRLRLINAGGDTAFRIALGGHELTVTHTDGYPVEQATTASLLLGMGERYDVLVTARDGVFPLTALAEGKEGSALAVLRTGSGTAPTAATRPSELDAPPLMADALRAAGSAALAPRDPDRTVQIKLSGSMQRYNWSFDGKPYTPDQRHPVKAGERVRLVFANATPMWHPLHLHGHTFALGEQPGGARKDTAIVLPGRRLTVDFDADNPGLWMTHCHNVYHSESGMMTVLGYQL